One Manihot esculenta cultivar AM560-2 chromosome 18, M.esculenta_v8, whole genome shotgun sequence genomic window carries:
- the LOC110606085 gene encoding cytochrome P450 714C2, translating into MEFHLDKTIVFPIFVIVFLGVVVRLYNALVVKPKRLRSMLKKQGIDGPPPTLLLGNIIEIGKSLSSIVKAKDPPLTHNCADLTFPIFEKWLKEYGKVFVYSLGNVQIVNLHQPELVKEFTTCVSLDLGKTSVQLNDLGPLLGQGIVTSEGTFWSHQRKIIAPELYMEKIKGMVNLITESAITLVNSWKSMIERDGGIMADIKVDEGLRSFSADVISRACFGSNYSKGEKIFQNLRDLLKASSKKDLVVGIPGMRYLPTKSNREAWALEKEIRNLILKVVKERQEAAKEKDLLQMILEGAKNSTLSREETDRFIVDNCKNIYMAGWETTAVSASWCLMLLGVNQEWQDRVRAEVLEICGGRLPDYDMIRKMKLLHMVIHETLRLYTPVPLIAREALKDMKLGNINVPKGVNIWTMVSLLHTDPEIWGSDSYKFNPERFANGIAGACKYPFSYMPFGAGPRVCLGQHLATIELKILLALILSNFSFTISPRYVHSPIFNLVVKPEHGVNLLVKKL; encoded by the exons ATGGAATTTCATTTGGACAAAACGATAGTGTTTCCAATTTTTGTTATAGTGTTTCTTGGAGTGGTAGTGCGTCTTTACAATGCGTTGGTTGTGAAACCAAAGAGGCTTCGTTCCATGTTGAAGAAGCAAGGCATCGATGGACCTCCACCTACTTTACTCCTTGGAAATATAATAGAGATAGGGAAGAGTCTGTCCTCCATAGTGAAGGCCAAGGATCCACCTCTTACTCATAACTGTGCTGATCTTACTTTTCCCATTTTTGAGAAATGGTTGAAGGAATATG GTAAAGTGTTTGTATATTCCCTGGGGAACGTACAAATAGTAAATTTGCATCAACCTGAGTTGGTGAAAGAGTTCACAACGTGCGTATCCTTGGACTTGGGGAAAACTTCGGTTCAACTTAATGATCTTGGCCCTTTGCTTGGTCAGGGTATTGTAACATCAGAAGGAACTTTCTGGTCACATCAGAGGAAGATTATTGCTCCAGAATTGTACATGGAAAAGATCAAG GGAATGGTGAACCTGATAACTGAGTCTGCCATTACACTGGTAAATTCATGGAAGAGTATGATTGAGAGAGATGGTGGAATAATGGCAGATATCAAAGTTGATGAAGGCCTCAGAAGTTTCTCTGCAGATGTTATCTCAAGAGCCTGTTTTGGAAGCAATTATTCCAAAGGAGAAAAAATTTTCCAGAATCTAAGAGATCTCCTGAAGGCTTCGTCCAAGAAAGATCTAGTCGTTGGGATTCCTGGAATGAG ATATCTCCCTACAAAAAGCAATAGAGAAGCATGGGCATTAGAGAAAGAAATCCGCAATTTGATACTGAAAGTAGTGAAGGAGAGACAAGAAGCAGCAAAAGAGAAGGATTTATTGCAGATGATCCTTGAAGGAGCCAAAAATAGTACTTTGAGTAGAGAAGAAACAGACAGATTCATAGTTGATAATTGCAAGAACATATACATGGCTGGGTGGGAGACCACTGCAGTTTCAGCTTCATGGTGCCTCATGTTGTTGGGAGTAAATCAAGAATGGCAGGATCGTGTCCGTGCAGAGGTTCTTGAAATTTGTGGAGGAAGACTGCCAGATTACGATATGATTCGCAAGATGAAACTG CTTCACATGGTGATTCATGAAACGCTGCGACTTTATACACCAGTTCCATTAATAGCAAGGGAGGCCTTAAAGGACATGAAATTGGGAAACATTAATGTTCCCAAGGGAGTGAACATTTGGACTATGGTATCGCTATTGCATACAGATCCTGAGATATGGGGATCAGATTCTTATAAGTTCAACCCTGAGAGGTTTGCAAATGGAATAGCAGGCGCTTGCAAGTATCCATTCTCTTACATGCCATTTGGTGCCGGACCTCGGGTATGTCTTGGACAGCACTTGGCCACTATTGAACTCAAGATATTATTAGCTCTCATTTTGTCCAACTTCTCTTTCACCATCTCTCCTAGATATGTCCATTCCCCTATTTTTAACTTAGTTGTAAAACCAGAACATGGAGTCAATCTCTTGGTAAAGAAATTGTAG